CCCCGGCGGAGAACAGTCATTTGCAGTTCGAGGCCGTGGTGCCCTACGACGCATTTCCACCCCAGGCAGGCGGCGCATCGGCGTATGTGCTGCTCCAACCCGGTACGGCACCGGAGACGCTGGCAGCCCACATCAATGCGGATGCGGCGCGACCGAGTCTGATCGGACCCGGCGGGGCGGAGTATGCGCTGGAGCCGCTGTCGGAGGTGTATTTCGATCAGGACAATGCGAAAGGCTTCACGCAGGTGCGGAACCGCTGGCTGGTTACATTGGGCTGGATCGTGACGTGTCTGATGCTCTTCATCGCCAGTTTCAATTTCATCAACCTGTTTTCCGTCTCGCTGCTGGAACGGCAGAAGGAGTTCGGCATCAAAAAAGTGCTGGGCGCATCGGGCGGCGCGATCCGGAGCGGGGCCGGGGTCGAGGTGGCGCTGTATCTGGGCATCGCACTGGTGCTGTCGAGTGTGCTGACCTATAGCCTGTTGCCGTACTTCAATGACATCTTCGCCGCTTCACTCGACGTACGCTACCTGGGCGACGGGAAAGTAGTGGGCGGCTTCGGCTTGCTGATTCTGGTGCTGGGGGGAGCGGTGACGTGGGTGTTGTCGCGGTACCTCGCCCGCATCCGACCCGTGGATCTGCTGCGGCGGGCGTCGCAGGCGCGGTGGCGCTTCAATCGGGTGTTCTTCACGGTGCAGTTCGTTATTTCCCTCGCCTTGCTGATCTGCACCGCCATCTTCATCAAGCAGACGCAGTACATCCAGCACAAGCCGCTGGGTTTCAACCGCAACCTGATCGAATTGCGTCCCGCCACACCGGAACAGGCCGGGAAGCTGCCGGTCCTGAAACAGGAACTGGCGCAGGAGCCGCTCGTGCAGCACGCGAGTCTGGCGAGTGGCAATCCCATCTCGGGCAACATGGTGATCCGCTACGAATTGCCCGACGGCGAACTCTACACGCCCTATGCCCTGAGCGGCGACGAGCAACTGTTGGTCACGCTGGGCCTGACGTTGGTAACGGGACGCAACATAGGGCCGGGCGAACCGAACGGAAAGCTGGTCAATGAGAAATTTGTGCGGTATTTTCATCTCGACGATCCCATCGGGGCACCGGTGCCGGGCGCGCCGGACGAAACCATTATCGGCGTGGTCCGTGATTTCAACAGTGTCTCCCTCAAACAGGAAATCCCGCTCTACCTCATCGGGTACAACCCGACGCCCGGCCGTCTCCTGATCGATTTCAGCGGCGCCGAACTGGCCACCGTGCTGCCGCGGCTGGAGCGCGCCTGGAACGAGGTTTATCCCGATCAGCCGTTCGATTATGCGTTGCTCAACGAAGAACTGCTGACCAAACACCGGGAGGATTTCTTTCTCTACCGCCTCGTCGTCGCCTTTGCGGTGGGCAGCATGGCGATCACCTGCTTCGGGCTGTTTGCGCTGGCCTGGGGCACCGCCCGCCGGAAAACGAAAGAAATCGCCATTCGCAAGAGCCTGGGAGCGTCGGCCGGCAGCATCTTCACCCTCCTGACTTGGGAGTTCTCGCGCTGGATCGTCCTCGCCTTCGGGCTGGCCGCCCCGCTGGCCTACTTCCTGATGCAGCGCTGGCTCGACCATTTCGTCTACAAAACCGACCTCAGCGGCTGGATCTTTGTCGCTTCCGGGGCCGTGGCGCTGGGCATTGCCCTGTTGACCGTCAGCGCCCAAACCCTGCGCGCCGCCCGCGCCAATCCGGTCGATTCGTTGCGGTACGAGTAACGCCTAAATCTCTGAGCATGTTGAAAACATTCTTTCTTTGGTGGCTGACCCTCCTGTGGGTACTGGTGGGTGGATGCACATCTACACCCGACCAATCCTCTTCTCAAAACCGACTTGCCAATCTGGCTAATGTCATTACCAACGGGTTTATCAGGCAAAAGAGCTTTGCCTACTTTTCTTCCAAGGACAGTTGCTTCTTTGTGAATTACTATCAGTCACAGGATTACTGGCGGGAAATGGGTCACAGCTTTGACCGCATGAAAACGCCCAATGCTAATTACCAGTATTTTCATCATTATTACCCCATCGGCTACGATTTTACGCTCGTTTCATTTGATCGTCAACCGGATAGTCTCTACTTCTATGGATTGAATGATTTTCAGTTCCTACGCCGCTACGCACTTGCAAACCACGAATGGATAGTGGACTC
This sequence is a window from Catalinimonas alkaloidigena. Protein-coding genes within it:
- a CDS encoding ABC transporter permease, with the protein product MLYTTLRLALRHLFRQKVYSVVILLSLILGFSFAHLLTAFVVRELNTDAFFSQQDCLYRLHSSDPFGSDRSISFITDETSQYVAERFPEVEALCRVTELNRSGVTVRTQHASFPERQVLQADPMFFRLFDYPFREGSAVQALRPQTVVLTEATAQALFGDRRAVGESLTIQLDTAERLFTVAGVLATPAENSHLQFEAVVPYDAFPPQAGGASAYVLLQPGTAPETLAAHINADAARPSLIGPGGAEYALEPLSEVYFDQDNAKGFTQVRNRWLVTLGWIVTCLMLFIASFNFINLFSVSLLERQKEFGIKKVLGASGGAIRSGAGVEVALYLGIALVLSSVLTYSLLPYFNDIFAASLDVRYLGDGKVVGGFGLLILVLGGAVTWVLSRYLARIRPVDLLRRASQARWRFNRVFFTVQFVISLALLICTAIFIKQTQYIQHKPLGFNRNLIELRPATPEQAGKLPVLKQELAQEPLVQHASLASGNPISGNMVIRYELPDGELYTPYALSGDEQLLVTLGLTLVTGRNIGPGEPNGKLVNEKFVRYFHLDDPIGAPVPGAPDETIIGVVRDFNSVSLKQEIPLYLIGYNPTPGRLLIDFSGAELATVLPRLERAWNEVYPDQPFDYALLNEELLTKHREDFFLYRLVVAFAVGSMAITCFGLFALAWGTARRKTKEIAIRKSLGASAGSIFTLLTWEFSRWIVLAFGLAAPLAYFLMQRWLDHFVYKTDLSGWIFVASGAVALGIALLTVSAQTLRAARANPVDSLRYE